One window of Lawsonibacter asaccharolyticus genomic DNA carries:
- a CDS encoding flagellar FlbD family protein, which yields MIVLRKMNNERFLVNHNQIECIELIPECKIVMMNHDYYLVKDTVEEIIQKIADYNAKVQDIHREISVLDRRS from the coding sequence TTGATCGTATTGCGGAAAATGAATAATGAGCGCTTTTTGGTCAATCACAATCAGATCGAGTGCATCGAGCTGATCCCGGAGTGCAAAATCGTTATGATGAACCATGACTATTATCTGGTCAAGGACACCGTAGAAGAGATCATCCAGAAAATTGCCGACTATAACGCGAAGGTCCAGGACATCCACCGGGAGATCAGTGTTCTGGACAGGCGGAGCTGA
- a CDS encoding flagellar hook-basal body protein codes for MALTGAMSAGISGLKAHMEALNTVGNNVANVNTYGYKPGRVTFRESIYSTQAAGSAGTNMVGGTNPRQTGYGCSIGTIDLDMTTSSLESTGMPTDCFIQGDGFFLVGPKDVDVNNAEDAKALSLSRVGDFRFDSDGYLVDGAGNVVYGFVTCNMDGADQADEAGTNGDGISTQLVPIRLPMKAVGDAAQGDIKPGDALFPGVDDTGHNVPAEEGTDAENSTGDCIAYNSLKIDSNGQVSCVNDDTGDPVVVGYIALGKVTNPNGLEHTEGPYFTAGDAAGTLTIGTANSSVTGYLNNQDKLGNADLDPENMLAAGSKTSLQPGFLEASGTDLATEFANMIVYQRGYQANTRIVTVTDTMLEELVNMKR; via the coding sequence ATGGCATTGACAGGAGCAATGAGCGCGGGAATTTCCGGGCTGAAGGCACACATGGAGGCATTGAATACAGTGGGCAACAATGTGGCCAATGTAAATACTTATGGCTATAAGCCCGGCCGCGTCACCTTTCGGGAAAGCATCTATTCCACTCAGGCCGCTGGTTCCGCCGGCACAAACATGGTAGGCGGGACCAATCCGCGCCAGACCGGCTATGGATGCAGCATCGGCACCATCGATCTGGATATGACGACCAGCTCTCTGGAGTCCACCGGGATGCCCACCGACTGTTTTATCCAGGGAGATGGTTTTTTCCTGGTGGGGCCTAAGGATGTGGATGTGAACAACGCGGAGGACGCCAAAGCTCTCTCCCTCTCAAGGGTAGGTGATTTCCGATTTGACTCGGATGGATACCTGGTGGACGGCGCGGGCAACGTGGTATATGGCTTCGTGACCTGCAATATGGATGGAGCTGATCAGGCAGATGAGGCCGGTACGAACGGAGATGGGATCAGTACCCAGCTGGTCCCTATCCGCCTGCCTATGAAGGCGGTGGGAGACGCCGCCCAGGGAGATATCAAGCCGGGGGACGCCCTGTTCCCTGGTGTGGATGACACCGGACACAATGTTCCGGCGGAGGAAGGAACGGACGCAGAGAACTCCACCGGTGACTGCATCGCCTATAACAGCCTGAAGATCGACAGCAACGGGCAGGTATCCTGTGTCAACGATGATACTGGGGACCCGGTGGTTGTGGGCTATATTGCACTGGGAAAGGTGACAAACCCCAATGGCCTGGAGCACACCGAGGGCCCTTACTTCACCGCGGGCGACGCAGCAGGGACGCTGACCATCGGAACGGCCAACAGTTCTGTAACGGGATACCTGAACAATCAGGACAAGCTGGGAAATGCGGACCTGGATCCTGAAAACATGCTGGCCGCTGGCAGCAAGACCAGCCTTCAACCTGGCTTTCTGGAGGCATCCGGAACCGATCTGGCCACTGAGTTTGCCAATATGATCGTTTACCAGAGAGGCTATCAGGCCAACACCCGGATCGTCACCGTGACCGACACCATGCTGGAAGAGCTGGTCAACATGAAGCGCTGA
- a CDS encoding flagellar operon protein, translating into MIDRTASITGASLEAGIGRPRAVQARGGDGFVQALRQELERTGGRQIAFSKHAMERAEERGIEVTPNLLDRLTDSVERAEAKGATNILALDQSLAFIINVPNGRVITTMSQDEMKENIFTNIDGAVIL; encoded by the coding sequence GTGATCGACCGTACAGCATCTATCACGGGGGCCAGTCTGGAAGCCGGGATAGGCCGACCGCGAGCCGTTCAGGCCAGAGGCGGGGACGGCTTTGTACAAGCTCTGCGCCAGGAGCTGGAACGGACGGGCGGAAGACAGATCGCCTTTTCCAAGCACGCCATGGAGCGGGCAGAGGAGAGGGGGATCGAGGTGACACCCAATCTTCTGGACCGGCTGACGGACTCTGTGGAGCGGGCGGAGGCCAAGGGGGCGACGAATATCCTGGCCCTTGACCAGAGCCTTGCCTTTATCATCAACGTTCCAAACGGCCGGGTCATTACCACCATGTCCCAGGATGAGATGAAAGAGAACATATTTACCAACATTGACGGCGCCGTGATCCTGTGA
- a CDS encoding flagellar hook-length control protein, whose amino-acid sequence MNTSDLTLQMAYLAGQIAQSTLPDIGVSAGRPEQKMDFQALLNEKRTQADRERTEQEPQKTDPSQDTEAGKTEQKDEDVAAQAAGQGVPLMLDLSSVLAGGGIVPFVGCAVVTEQAEQITAQAPALPAADAVVEGEKAAEPALPQNIERFGEAAVPQKAEQEAAPGSLISSAGQAEGEGQGAELQIKAEGQHMEQPEGQSEQSGKQPGTDQKMDVEVTQLQTGGDQKLFQGTEAAPVKVGDGAVLDTTSEQFDARLSRTIRSIADQGIQKIELKLTPEHLGNVVVELTRSEGSALHVVLRAESEHTANLLREHLGTLGSMLQNGSQQEVRIEVAHPQESGRSWQQTDQNGGGQNGQPQEQHRDPKREESENFLHQLKLGLLEQETAPV is encoded by the coding sequence ATGAATACAAGTGATTTGACGCTTCAAATGGCTTATTTGGCCGGACAGATCGCCCAGAGCACCCTGCCGGATATCGGGGTGTCTGCTGGCAGGCCGGAGCAGAAGATGGATTTTCAGGCGCTTTTGAATGAAAAGCGGACCCAGGCAGACCGGGAAAGAACAGAGCAGGAGCCTCAGAAGACAGATCCGTCCCAAGATACAGAGGCCGGAAAGACGGAGCAGAAGGACGAAGATGTAGCGGCTCAAGCAGCTGGACAGGGCGTTCCACTGATGCTGGATTTGAGTTCGGTCCTGGCCGGCGGGGGGATCGTGCCATTCGTGGGCTGCGCTGTTGTAACGGAGCAGGCAGAACAGATAACAGCACAGGCGCCTGCTTTGCCGGCAGCTGATGCTGTTGTGGAGGGAGAGAAGGCTGCGGAGCCAGCACTCCCGCAGAATATTGAGCGTTTTGGTGAAGCGGCTGTGCCGCAAAAAGCGGAACAGGAGGCTGCACCTGGGTCCCTTATCTCTTCTGCTGGACAGGCGGAGGGTGAAGGACAAGGAGCGGAGCTCCAGATTAAGGCGGAAGGCCAGCACATGGAGCAGCCTGAGGGGCAGTCGGAGCAGAGTGGAAAGCAGCCGGGCACAGACCAGAAGATGGATGTGGAGGTCACACAGCTCCAGACCGGAGGCGATCAGAAGCTGTTCCAGGGGACGGAGGCCGCTCCCGTAAAGGTAGGGGACGGCGCAGTGCTGGATACCACGTCAGAACAGTTCGATGCCCGACTGAGCAGGACCATTCGCAGCATAGCGGACCAGGGGATCCAGAAGATAGAGCTGAAGCTGACACCGGAGCACTTGGGTAATGTGGTGGTGGAGCTGACCCGGAGTGAGGGCAGCGCACTCCATGTGGTGCTGCGGGCGGAGAGCGAACATACAGCCAACCTCCTGCGAGAGCACCTGGGGACTTTGGGCTCCATGCTTCAGAACGGAAGCCAGCAGGAAGTCCGGATCGAGGTGGCCCACCCTCAGGAGAGCGGGCGGAGCTGGCAGCAGACTGACCAGAACGGCGGCGGGCAGAATGGACAGCCCCAGGAGCAGCACCGGGACCCGAAGCGGGAGGAGTCGGAAAACTTCCTTCATCAGCTGAAGCTGGGGCTGCTGGAGCAGGAGACCGCACCTGTGTAA
- a CDS encoding flagellar export protein FliJ produces MKRFQFGLDTVLQYKRQVLDGAQNEYAEAIQRVRQQERRLREAEARHRSLNQQFRRAEAEGITIADAMGYEMGLRMLEGEIQREESRLHQLQTEAEERRKRMIAARQDTSSLEKLREKKLESYEKELQRQEELRIDELVANTRAVEAGLL; encoded by the coding sequence ATGAAGCGGTTTCAATTCGGTCTGGATACGGTCCTCCAGTATAAGCGCCAGGTGCTGGATGGGGCTCAAAATGAATACGCGGAGGCGATCCAGCGGGTCCGGCAGCAGGAGCGGCGGCTGCGGGAAGCGGAGGCGCGCCACCGGAGCCTGAATCAGCAGTTTCGCAGGGCAGAGGCAGAGGGGATCACCATTGCGGACGCCATGGGCTATGAGATGGGGCTGCGGATGCTGGAGGGAGAGATCCAGCGTGAGGAGAGCAGATTGCACCAGCTTCAGACGGAGGCCGAAGAACGGCGGAAGAGGATGATCGCGGCCAGGCAGGACACCTCGTCACTGGAAAAACTGCGGGAAAAAAAGCTGGAGAGCTATGAGAAAGAACTCCAGAGGCAGGAAGAACTGCGGATCGACGAACTGGTGGCCAATACTCGTGCGGTGGAAGCCGGCCTGCTCTGA
- a CDS encoding flagellum-specific ATP synthase, whose amino-acid sequence MFEDKIQQVRKAETISYTGKIENIVGMSIEASGGRAAVGDICQIYNGESGGQVLAEVVGFKNDRMLLMPYSDMSGISSGNFVRNTGRRLSLMMGAFLKGRVINALGQPIDGKGPFHGGTSFCVERNQYINPMSRPPIRERMEFGVKAIDSMLTIGKGQRIGIFAGSGVGKSTLMGMIAKNVKADINVIALVGERGREVLEFMEKDLGEEGMRRSILVVATSDQPAMLRKQCPSVATGIAEYFRDQGCHVLLMMDSLTRFAMAQREIGLAVGEPPVARGYTPSIYAELPKLLERSGNFQKGSITGVYTVLVEGDDTNEPIADTVRGILDGHIVLSRKLANSNHFPAIDINASISRLMNDIVAPEHLTLAARVRDVMGIYEKNADLVSIGAYKAGTNPRLDYAISKIDGINQFLTQGVNEAFSYEEDLEAMRGLL is encoded by the coding sequence ATGTTTGAAGACAAGATCCAGCAGGTCCGAAAGGCGGAGACCATCAGCTATACCGGAAAAATTGAAAATATTGTGGGCATGTCTATCGAGGCATCGGGAGGCCGGGCGGCGGTGGGCGACATCTGTCAGATTTACAACGGAGAATCCGGTGGACAGGTCCTGGCGGAGGTAGTGGGCTTCAAGAACGACAGGATGCTGCTGATGCCCTACTCCGACATGAGCGGGATCTCTTCAGGAAATTTTGTCCGCAATACCGGCCGCAGGCTGAGCCTGATGATGGGAGCCTTTCTCAAAGGGCGGGTGATTAACGCACTGGGACAGCCCATTGATGGAAAGGGACCCTTCCATGGAGGTACGTCCTTCTGTGTGGAACGGAACCAGTATATCAATCCCATGTCACGCCCCCCTATCCGGGAGCGGATGGAGTTTGGCGTGAAGGCGATAGACAGCATGCTGACCATCGGGAAGGGACAGCGCATCGGTATCTTTGCGGGATCTGGTGTAGGCAAAAGCACACTGATGGGGATGATCGCGAAAAATGTGAAAGCGGACATCAATGTTATCGCCCTGGTGGGGGAGCGGGGACGCGAGGTTCTGGAGTTTATGGAAAAGGACCTGGGAGAGGAGGGGATGCGCCGCTCCATCTTGGTAGTGGCAACCTCTGACCAGCCGGCTATGCTGCGCAAGCAGTGCCCCTCAGTAGCCACCGGGATCGCGGAATACTTTCGGGATCAGGGGTGTCATGTGCTGCTGATGATGGACTCACTGACCCGGTTCGCCATGGCACAGCGGGAGATCGGGCTGGCGGTGGGGGAGCCCCCGGTGGCGCGCGGCTATACTCCGTCTATCTATGCGGAACTGCCCAAGCTGCTGGAGCGTAGCGGAAATTTTCAAAAAGGCTCCATTACCGGCGTCTATACTGTGCTGGTGGAGGGCGACGATACCAACGAACCCATCGCGGATACCGTGCGGGGCATTTTGGACGGACACATTGTGCTCTCCAGAAAGCTGGCCAACAGCAACCATTTCCCGGCCATCGACATCAACGCAAGCATCTCCCGCCTGATGAATGACATCGTCGCGCCGGAGCACCTGACTCTGGCGGCCCGGGTACGGGATGTGATGGGGATCTATGAAAAGAATGCAGATCTGGTCTCCATCGGTGCTTACAAGGCGGGGACCAACCCGCGGCTGGATTACGCGATCAGCAAGATTGACGGGATCAACCAATTCCTGACCCAAGGGGTGAATGAGGCATTCTCCTATGAGGAGGATCTGGAGGCAATGCGCGGGCTGCTGTGA
- a CDS encoding flagellar motor switch protein FliG, which produces MSEPISKGGTAHPRLTRQQKAAAVIVSLGTDKASQLYQYMDPEDVEQITLEVAKLGYLDSSATEDVLTEYYQMCMTNKAVTEGGLEYARAVLEKAFGQQTATSLLEKVTKSLKNREFAFLNKADEKSLYAALQHERPQTIALVLSYVDAEKSAAVIEELDDERQVRVIENMANMESASPTAVKIIEAEMEKKFSSLMTASNVKVGGVDFVADVMNNLDRSSEKNIFDRLAEYNEPLADEIRKRMFVFEDIVTMDDRSVQRFVRDCDPRDLVLALKGANSDVANKIFTNMSARMAQSIREDLEITSNVRIRDVEEAQQRIVGIIRDLEERSELIILKGGKDDIIA; this is translated from the coding sequence ATGAGCGAACCTATATCCAAGGGAGGCACCGCCCATCCCAGGCTGACTAGGCAACAGAAAGCGGCAGCGGTGATCGTCTCCCTGGGCACAGACAAGGCATCCCAGCTCTATCAGTACATGGACCCGGAGGACGTGGAACAGATTACCCTGGAGGTGGCAAAACTGGGTTATCTGGATTCCAGCGCCACTGAAGACGTACTGACTGAGTACTACCAGATGTGCATGACCAACAAGGCGGTGACAGAGGGCGGCCTGGAATACGCCAGGGCTGTACTGGAAAAGGCGTTTGGCCAGCAGACGGCTACCAGCCTGCTGGAGAAGGTGACCAAGTCGCTGAAAAACCGAGAATTCGCCTTTTTGAACAAGGCGGATGAGAAGTCCCTGTATGCGGCTTTGCAGCATGAGAGACCGCAGACCATCGCGCTGGTGCTGTCCTATGTGGATGCGGAGAAATCAGCAGCCGTGATCGAGGAGCTGGATGACGAGCGGCAGGTCCGGGTGATTGAGAATATGGCCAATATGGAGAGTGCCTCCCCCACTGCGGTAAAAATCATCGAGGCGGAGATGGAGAAGAAGTTCTCCAGCCTGATGACAGCCAGCAATGTAAAGGTGGGCGGAGTAGACTTTGTGGCGGATGTGATGAACAATCTGGACCGCTCCAGCGAGAAAAACATCTTTGACCGCCTGGCCGAGTACAACGAGCCTCTGGCGGATGAGATCCGCAAGCGCATGTTTGTGTTTGAGGACATTGTTACCATGGATGACCGTTCGGTGCAGCGGTTTGTCCGGGACTGCGATCCCAGAGATCTGGTGCTGGCGCTCAAGGGCGCAAACAGCGATGTGGCCAACAAAATTTTCACCAATATGTCGGCCCGCATGGCGCAGAGCATCCGGGAGGATCTGGAGATTACCAGCAATGTCCGCATCCGGGACGTGGAGGAGGCCCAGCAGCGCATTGTTGGGATCATCCGGGACTTGGAGGAACGCAGCGAGCTGATCATCCTCAAGGGCGGAAAGGACGATATCATTGCCTAA
- a CDS encoding flagellar M-ring protein produces MQEKVKGFFQKIKQWWLSAAKKTKILLGAGAAAVLVVIALVLAVSLNQPYTVLFTGLNQTDLTAIVSYLSDNGVTDYQIQGEDTVLVPESQEEQLKAALLIEGYPNSGSGYSMYLDHVSSLTTESERSQLALYDLQDRLAGVIRNFSSVRDAAVFITPGEDHTYVLDSGNVVEARATVIVTMEEGASLTDGQVKAIRNAVSHAVQGLSIDAVAIEDQFGNNYTAQDGITDVQDISALKMRLEEQTNNKIRTQVMQVLIPLFGEENIRVSVNSIVNMDRTYTDSTNYSGEEDGEGIIGDRVFEQEIIRGGDETAGGTVGTPSNADLNTYVQEQLNANGDEVLISNSGEEHSLVDTEKVQVEHLAGTVADVMVSVTINQSVAGGASANSLYPHVARAAGIGTELQNEKISILIQPFYQEGTAPIPVPDGVPAWMLYAALAGLGVFVILLMVVLLIRRRSKRRKKLDGVQTVQRAEEIPAPAPEGADIMDMKTEKSLELRRDVRKFAEENPEIAAQMVKNWLREGDDAG; encoded by the coding sequence GTGCAAGAGAAGGTAAAGGGATTCTTCCAGAAGATCAAACAGTGGTGGCTGTCTGCGGCAAAAAAAACAAAGATCCTTTTAGGGGCCGGAGCGGCTGCGGTCCTTGTGGTGATTGCTCTGGTACTGGCTGTGAGCCTGAACCAGCCCTATACAGTCCTTTTTACCGGGCTGAACCAGACGGATCTGACCGCGATCGTCTCCTATCTGTCTGATAACGGGGTGACGGATTACCAGATCCAGGGGGAGGACACGGTCCTGGTTCCGGAAAGTCAGGAGGAGCAGCTGAAGGCGGCACTTCTGATAGAGGGCTATCCAAACTCCGGGTCGGGTTATTCCATGTATCTGGACCACGTGAGCAGTCTGACCACAGAATCAGAGCGCAGTCAGTTGGCACTGTATGACTTACAGGACAGGCTGGCGGGCGTGATCCGCAATTTTTCCTCTGTGCGGGACGCGGCAGTCTTTATCACGCCTGGAGAGGACCATACCTATGTGCTGGACAGCGGCAATGTGGTGGAGGCCCGCGCCACAGTGATCGTGACCATGGAGGAAGGTGCCTCCCTCACAGACGGGCAGGTGAAGGCGATCCGCAATGCGGTCAGCCATGCGGTTCAGGGACTGAGCATCGACGCTGTGGCCATTGAGGACCAGTTCGGCAACAACTATACTGCCCAGGACGGGATCACCGATGTACAGGACATCTCTGCGCTGAAGATGCGCCTGGAAGAGCAGACAAACAACAAGATCCGCACCCAGGTGATGCAGGTGCTGATCCCCTTGTTTGGGGAAGAAAACATCCGGGTGAGCGTTAACAGCATCGTAAACATGGACCGGACCTATACCGATTCCACCAACTACAGCGGTGAGGAAGATGGAGAGGGCATCATCGGAGACCGGGTCTTCGAGCAGGAGATCATCCGGGGGGGAGACGAGACGGCCGGGGGTACGGTCGGGACCCCTTCAAACGCAGATCTGAATACCTATGTTCAGGAGCAGCTGAATGCCAACGGGGATGAGGTGCTCATCTCTAACAGCGGTGAGGAGCACAGCCTGGTGGACACGGAGAAGGTCCAGGTGGAGCATCTGGCCGGAACTGTGGCGGATGTGATGGTGTCTGTCACCATTAACCAATCGGTGGCGGGGGGTGCCAGCGCAAACAGCCTCTATCCCCATGTGGCCCGGGCGGCCGGAATCGGCACAGAGCTCCAGAATGAAAAGATATCCATTCTGATCCAACCCTTCTATCAGGAGGGAACGGCGCCGATCCCGGTGCCGGATGGCGTTCCGGCATGGATGCTCTATGCGGCGCTGGCCGGGCTGGGCGTATTTGTGATCCTCCTGATGGTAGTCCTGCTGATCCGCAGGCGGTCAAAGCGCCGAAAGAAGCTGGATGGAGTGCAGACGGTCCAGAGGGCGGAGGAGATCCCGGCGCCTGCTCCCGAGGGGGCCGATATCATGGATATGAAGACGGAAAAGAGCTTGGAGCTGCGGAGGGATGTGCGGAAATTTGCGGAGGAAAATCCGGAAATTGCGGCTCAGATGGTGAAAAACTGGCTGCGGGAAGGAGATGACGCGGGATGA
- a CDS encoding flagellar hook-basal body complex protein FliE: MDFRPIDPIQPLFRGDTAGGVGTAGDSREQGSLFADIFQAAVENVKETERVKNDAEYRLATGQMDNPAEMSIASSQWSMSVNLLIQLRNKALDAYNELMRISL, encoded by the coding sequence ATGGATTTTCGGCCTATAGACCCCATCCAACCCCTTTTTCGGGGAGATACTGCAGGAGGCGTCGGGACAGCCGGGGACAGCCGGGAGCAGGGCTCGCTGTTTGCTGATATTTTTCAGGCGGCAGTGGAAAATGTGAAAGAGACAGAGCGGGTAAAGAATGATGCAGAATATCGTTTGGCGACCGGTCAGATGGACAACCCTGCGGAGATGTCCATTGCCAGCAGCCAGTGGTCAATGTCTGTCAATCTGTTGATTCAGCTGAGGAATAAGGCTCTGGATGCTTACAACGAGCTCATGCGGATCAGTTTGTAA
- a CDS encoding flagellar basal-body rod protein FlgC, which yields MAFLSSMNVVGSGLTAQQLRLDVVSENITNRTTTRTEGGGAYRRKMVVFEAEGERSPFQAALDRALGRGASGTAGGVRVTEIVEDPSDFKLVYDPEHPDANAEGYVEMPNVDLMQEMADAMAASQAYSANVTAFNVLKQVAAKGLEIGK from the coding sequence ATGGCGTTTTTAAGCTCAATGAATGTGGTGGGATCAGGGCTGACCGCTCAGCAGCTCCGCCTGGACGTAGTATCGGAGAACATCACGAACAGGACCACCACGCGGACAGAGGGGGGCGGAGCCTACCGACGCAAGATGGTGGTATTTGAGGCGGAGGGAGAGCGCAGCCCGTTTCAGGCGGCACTGGACCGTGCCTTGGGGAGAGGAGCCTCCGGCACCGCGGGAGGCGTTCGGGTAACTGAAATTGTGGAGGACCCCTCTGACTTTAAGCTCGTCTATGATCCTGAGCACCCTGATGCCAATGCGGAGGGATATGTAGAGATGCCCAACGTGGATCTGATGCAGGAGATGGCGGATGCCATGGCGGCCAGTCAGGCCTATTCGGCCAATGTGACCGCATTCAATGTGCTCAAACAGGTGGCGGCTAAGGGACTCGAGATCGGGAAATAA
- a CDS encoding flagellar basal body rod protein FlgB, with amino-acid sequence MDGLSSNSFLMMQRSMEFLWSKQSCILDNIANVETPGYQVKYATFEEALKNAVLSSAQNGISSSSIRKAIEETPVVVREAQESVRMDGNGVNITEQSVELARNGYQMQYVFGAISSDIATLQAVIRG; translated from the coding sequence ATGGATGGTCTCAGCAGCAACTCATTCCTGATGATGCAGCGCTCCATGGAATTTCTGTGGAGCAAGCAATCCTGCATTTTAGACAACATCGCAAATGTGGAGACACCGGGCTATCAGGTGAAATACGCTACGTTTGAGGAGGCGCTCAAAAATGCCGTCCTCTCCTCCGCCCAAAATGGAATCTCCTCTTCTTCCATCCGGAAGGCCATTGAAGAGACGCCCGTAGTCGTGCGGGAGGCGCAGGAGAGTGTCCGCATGGACGGAAACGGTGTCAATATCACAGAACAGTCCGTGGAGCTGGCACGCAACGGGTATCAAATGCAGTATGTATTTGGGGCCATTTCCAGCGACATTGCTACGCTTCAGGCCGTCATCCGCGGCTGA
- a CDS encoding phage integrase, with amino-acid sequence MSLKNAGKNVFEKEDGALEAFRRYLELDEKSEATIRKYMHDVKVFLTFQKGKGSFRKEQIIEYKNWLGERYAVRSANSMLTAVNQFLKFVGAGECCVKLFKLQYQTFCDQRKELGREEYRRLLETARRKKQIRLYFLILTLCATGIRISELQYITVEAAVSGNTIAKNKGKSRVILIPQKLCDVLLDYAAWIGISHGPIFITRGGRPVDRSNVWRAMQKLCREAGVPEEKVYPHNLRHLFASTFYEKEKDILHLADILGHKNVNTTRIYTLATGEVHRAQIESLNLFVPVLNTEQPSRNKKQRNNKLCCFFRCGHD; translated from the coding sequence ATGAGTCTAAAAAATGCAGGAAAGAATGTTTTTGAGAAAGAAGATGGGGCACTGGAAGCCTTTCGCCGATATCTGGAGCTGGATGAAAAAAGCGAGGCGACGATCAGAAAATATATGCATGATGTCAAAGTGTTTCTGACCTTTCAGAAGGGGAAAGGCTCCTTCCGGAAGGAGCAGATCATTGAATATAAAAATTGGCTGGGAGAGCGGTACGCGGTGCGCAGCGCAAATTCCATGCTGACTGCAGTGAATCAGTTTCTGAAATTTGTCGGGGCAGGGGAATGCTGCGTCAAGCTGTTCAAGCTGCAGTACCAGACTTTTTGTGACCAGAGAAAGGAGCTGGGGCGGGAGGAATATAGGCGCCTTTTGGAGACAGCCCGGCGGAAAAAACAGATCCGTCTGTACTTCCTGATCTTGACGCTGTGCGCTACTGGGATCCGGATCAGTGAGCTGCAATATATTACAGTTGAGGCGGCAGTGAGTGGAAACACTATTGCAAAAAATAAAGGCAAGAGCCGGGTGATCCTGATCCCGCAAAAGCTTTGCGATGTCCTTCTGGACTATGCGGCATGGATAGGGATCTCTCACGGCCCGATTTTTATTACCCGCGGTGGAAGGCCCGTGGACCGGAGCAATGTGTGGAGAGCGATGCAGAAGCTGTGCAGGGAAGCTGGAGTGCCAGAGGAAAAAGTATATCCCCATAATCTGCGGCATCTGTTTGCCAGCACCTTTTACGAAAAAGAGAAGGATATCCTGCATTTAGCGGATATCCTTGGACATAAAAACGTCAATACAACGCGTATCTATACTCTGGCAACAGGTGAGGTCCACCGAGCACAGATCGAATCTTTAAACCTGTTCGTTCCGGTGCTGAATACGGAGCAGCCGTCTCGCAATAAAAAACAACGTAATAATAAGTTATGTTGTTTCTTTCGATGTGGGCATGATTAG
- a CDS encoding FlhB domain-containing protein: MSRSSRGQIPGEGERAVALQYSPGNGAPVIVASGMGHLAEKIVEVAVESGVPVYEDNSLATVLSQMELGREIPEELYQAIVEIYVYFLNFDPKDPEKFRRERNKQTGPAAGGEKT, translated from the coding sequence ATGTCAAGGTCTAGCAGAGGCCAGATCCCCGGGGAGGGGGAGCGGGCGGTAGCCCTGCAGTATTCTCCGGGAAATGGGGCACCGGTCATAGTGGCGTCAGGTATGGGCCACTTGGCAGAGAAGATCGTGGAAGTGGCGGTGGAGAGCGGAGTGCCGGTCTATGAGGACAACTCGCTGGCCACGGTGCTGTCCCAGATGGAACTGGGACGGGAGATCCCGGAGGAGCTGTATCAGGCAATTGTGGAGATTTATGTCTATTTTCTCAATTTCGACCCAAAGGACCCTGAGAAATTTCGGAGAGAACGAAACAAGCAGACTGGACCAGCCGCAGGAGGGGAAAAGACATGA